One genomic window of Corythoichthys intestinalis isolate RoL2023-P3 chromosome 18, ASM3026506v1, whole genome shotgun sequence includes the following:
- the smfn gene encoding small fragment nuclease isoform X1, with protein sequence MNATFSQKMVWVDLEMTGLDIENDKIIEMACIITDSNLNILAEGPNLIINQPDELLESMSEWCKEHHGKSGLTQAVRQSNVTLEQAENEFLSFVVQHTPPGQCPLAGNSVHADKRFLDKYMPKFMNHLHYRIIDVSTIKEICRRWFPVEYEMVPHKKAMHRALEDIRESINELKYYRASIFKATSDDSQ encoded by the exons ATGACAGGCTTGGACATTGAAAATGACAAGATAATTGAAATGGCATGCATAATAACAGACTCCAACTTGAACATACTGGCAGAG GGGCCCAACCTGATCATAAACCAGCCAGATGAACTATTGGAATCCATGTCAGAGTGGTGTAAAGAACATCATGGCAAG TCTGGACTGACCCAAGCGGTACGACAGAGTAATGTCACCCTGGAACAAGCAGAGAATGAATTTCTATCCTTTGTTGTACAACACACTCCACCGGGTCAGTGCCCTCTTGCTG GAAATTCTGTGCATGCTGATAAAAGGTTTCTAGACAAGTATATGCCAAAGTTTATGAATCACCTTCACTACAGAATAATTGATGTCAGTACCATTAAAGAGATTTGCAG GAGATGGTTTCCGGTGGAATATGAGATGGTACCACATAAGAAAGCAATGCACAG AGCCTTGGAGGACATCAGGGAGAGCATCAACGAGTTGAAGTACTACAGAGCCAGTATCTTCAAAGCCACTTCTGATGACTCACAATAG
- the smfn gene encoding small fragment nuclease isoform X3 — protein sequence MNATFSQKMVWVDLEMTGLDIENDKIIEMACIITDSNLNILAEGPNLIINQPDELLESMSEWCKEHHGKSGLTQAVRQSNVTLEQAENEFLSFVVQHTPPGQCPLAGNSVHADKRFLDKYMPKFMNHLHYRIIDVSTIKEICRALEDIRESINELKYYRASIFKATSDDSQ from the exons ATGACAGGCTTGGACATTGAAAATGACAAGATAATTGAAATGGCATGCATAATAACAGACTCCAACTTGAACATACTGGCAGAG GGGCCCAACCTGATCATAAACCAGCCAGATGAACTATTGGAATCCATGTCAGAGTGGTGTAAAGAACATCATGGCAAG TCTGGACTGACCCAAGCGGTACGACAGAGTAATGTCACCCTGGAACAAGCAGAGAATGAATTTCTATCCTTTGTTGTACAACACACTCCACCGGGTCAGTGCCCTCTTGCTG GAAATTCTGTGCATGCTGATAAAAGGTTTCTAGACAAGTATATGCCAAAGTTTATGAATCACCTTCACTACAGAATAATTGATGTCAGTACCATTAAAGAGATTTGCAG AGCCTTGGAGGACATCAGGGAGAGCATCAACGAGTTGAAGTACTACAGAGCCAGTATCTTCAAAGCCACTTCTGATGACTCACAATAG
- the smfn gene encoding small fragment nuclease isoform X2 — protein sequence MTGLDIENDKIIEMACIITDSNLNILAEGPNLIINQPDELLESMSEWCKEHHGKSGLTQAVRQSNVTLEQAENEFLSFVVQHTPPGQCPLAGNSVHADKRFLDKYMPKFMNHLHYRIIDVSTIKEICRRWFPVEYEMVPHKKAMHRALEDIRESINELKYYRASIFKATSDDSQ from the exons ATGACAGGCTTGGACATTGAAAATGACAAGATAATTGAAATGGCATGCATAATAACAGACTCCAACTTGAACATACTGGCAGAG GGGCCCAACCTGATCATAAACCAGCCAGATGAACTATTGGAATCCATGTCAGAGTGGTGTAAAGAACATCATGGCAAG TCTGGACTGACCCAAGCGGTACGACAGAGTAATGTCACCCTGGAACAAGCAGAGAATGAATTTCTATCCTTTGTTGTACAACACACTCCACCGGGTCAGTGCCCTCTTGCTG GAAATTCTGTGCATGCTGATAAAAGGTTTCTAGACAAGTATATGCCAAAGTTTATGAATCACCTTCACTACAGAATAATTGATGTCAGTACCATTAAAGAGATTTGCAG GAGATGGTTTCCGGTGGAATATGAGATGGTACCACATAAGAAAGCAATGCACAG AGCCTTGGAGGACATCAGGGAGAGCATCAACGAGTTGAAGTACTACAGAGCCAGTATCTTCAAAGCCACTTCTGATGACTCACAATAG